ATGTAAAAACCGGCTATCGTGGGGTTTTACCGAGAGTTGCTTGGGAAAAGTCACTACAAAGGCAGAGGTCCTCgaagatcaagaaaagaaacgcTGAATTATCAAACCATAAAGGAGTGGCCAAGCGAAGAATGCATAAAAGTGTCCGcgttgaagatgaagaacaGAACTTGCTAAATGATCTTATTGCGCCCGATGACGAACTGGAAGCCGATCAGGATACTTCTCACGATTTATACTTAAGAAACCCTTCGGTTGATCGTCGAGCCAGCGAAAAAGAGCTAAAAGAGTTGCAGGAATACTATGAGAGTAAATACAGCGAAGATGAACGATTATCTGAAACATCTGAATTTGACTTCAATGAGGAATACCGTAATGAACCCATATATGAGTTAGAATATGACGGTCCGAACTGCCGCATTCCTCGCGTATCTTACGAGGAACAACCTATTATCTATTTAAATTCACAACACTCAGACAGTGGGATTAGTGAACGGTACAACATCTCCGGcgaagaaaatcaaagtATAATGTCTCCAGATTTTGCTGAAGAGTATAATCATGGTATAATTGATAAGATGTTGGTGAAagccaaaagaaagaaatcatcTCCTAATTTCAATGGTTTGGatacaaaaagaaaaagagttAAGAAGTATAGCTACAACCGCAAAAAGCACAACAAGCGTCCAACCTCGATAGCTATTAAGGTTGGGAAATGGTCGGTCCGTAAATCGAACCCTGTGTGCTCTGAAAGTTCTCCTACAGcctatttgaaaaaaaatcatgcCATTGATGAGTACCCTTTTGAAGCCTTAGGATTTCAGTCCTTAGAAGTGGATGAAAGCTCTTCTAACAAAGCGTCCGGGAAGgaaacgaagaagaagaagaagaagaagaaggaggTACTCGCATACCCAAGTTTATCCACAGAGGTTGAACCAAGGCGAAAAGCAGTTTTCAACACAGTTGTCGAAGTTCCCACAAATCGTTACGCTTTCGCAGGGTCAAACAAACGCAATGTCAATGCCATGCATAGCATGGAATCTGAGGAGGAAGATATCAACAAAGAATACCAGCCAATAATGGCCGTTCTTGActcaattttatcaaaaaaaccGTTTGATCCACCTAATATCATTAAGATCGAATTGCCTGGCAAGAAGTATTCGCTATCTAAACTCAACCCTGCAGAAATAGCCGCATCGCTACGGGATGTGTTCAGGGTTATTATTGATAAGGGAATCACAGACACGGAATTAGTTCACTTCAACGAAAGCCTTATAGGATTTTTGATGCATCTTGATATGCCTGAACTGTTCAATTTAATTGGTGAATTCCATCGTGAGTTCAGGTCAAAGGTTAACAGcttaagaaaaaaggcTAAACcaattcatttttttcagctcGCAGCCTGTCAATTGATGTTTCTAGAAATATCAAGATGTAACAAAATCTCAACCGCTTCAAGATTGGAAATGGATGCTAAACTTGTGGATCACATagtctcttttttcaaactaCTTTCTATATGTTATGACTCTGTCACGAGAAATCCAATGGAATATTTGTACACTAGTTACTATATTCTATCTTCTATCGTTGATATAATACATAAAAAGGAAGCTTTGTGGGACTCATTCCAAAAGCACCCCTTCTCTCCCCAGATTTCGATGCTGCTGGTCAACATATTTCCTACAAAATCTTGCTGCTGGCAGGTTTTGAAGTTGGATCCCGAATTCCAACCTTTAAATTTGGCGTTTCGATTCATCAAGTATTGCACTGAAACTTGCAAGTGGAATGTTACCAATTATTTAATTCTCTCCCTCGACCGCATATTCAAAAGGAGGAGAttttctgattttgaagaagagttCATTTTGTCACAAAATAATAAGATAATCTATCCTCCAACAAAGCAGCCTATGCGTCAATTAATGTTTAATAaatatttgcatttgcTGACACTGTGTGAGTTGTCTAGTTCCAATACCCAACGTGTGATACCCATGAGTGATATTTCTATGAATGATTCTTTATCAGTTTTGAACAACCGTCTCAATCTTCTAATTGTTCTAGCTACGCATTTCGATTTGAACTTAGAGAAGCGCCTTCAAGAGCTTACACGGCCATTATATAGTAAAGACTATTTAGACTTTCATACCGCGGATGCAGTCAAAAAGATAACAACAGCAATTATGCAGGCAAGTCTCTCATTTCTGGAAATTAGTCGAACCAAGAACCATCCCTTCAGTGGAAAATTTATAGCCTCGCTATTTGGTAATTTGATACTTCAGCGGCCTTCTGCATCGAGAATAACAGAGAATTTTCTGAGAGAATTTGCACCATTAGtcgaaaaaatgaagagaaaaagcGTGAATATGCTCAAGGTGTTATACACTTCACTGGTGGCCATGTCTCAAGACGAAGCGTTTGAGACTTCTTCTGTTTTGTTATTGCAGGTATACCTGAAGAGCTTGGATATACTTGGCCCAACTTGGGTGCAGAATTATCTTCTCCAATTTATCAAGAGCAAAGCCCAGGAAAACATTCGCTGGATAGAGTATTATTGTCAGGTCGGAAAATTTCTCATAGATACTGGTGCATT
This genomic window from Saccharomyces kudriavzevii IFO 1802 strain IFO1802 genome assembly, chromosome: 12 contains:
- the MMS22 gene encoding Mms22p (similar to Saccharomyces cerevisiae MMS22 (YLR320W); ancestral locus Anc_4.136); its protein translation is MDVDEPNSAVISDSEAADEEIKIIYRPEFNEDYLWTEERIQEASRSPKFDPGSLGLNSIPEESSSFSVATSGQLTTGLRWSLRKRKAIQKMPYSLERIKHRQLLEGYDITGFDSISNQLILPENTSPVIKPKKVPSTNRSTKILNDQRNDTADSIEFNNDSNESHTSDSDEVIPRKRRRNSEYSDQSKAVQSDVFLDDNQDLCNMNSQNPRNDEVIFRGRVLNVKTGYRGVLPRVAWEKSLQRQRSSKIKKRNAELSNHKGVAKRRMHKSVRVEDEEQNLLNDLIAPDDELEADQDTSHDLYLRNPSVDRRASEKELKELQEYYESKYSEDERLSETSEFDFNEEYRNEPIYELEYDGPNCRIPRVSYEEQPIIYLNSQHSDSGISERYNISGEENQSIMSPDFAEEYNHGIIDKMLVKAKRKKSSPNFNGLDTKRKRVKKYSYNRKKHNKRPTSIAIKVGKWSVRKSNPVCSESSPTAYLKKNHAIDEYPFEALGFQSLEVDESSSNKASGKETKKKKKKKKEVLAYPSLSTEVEPRRKAVFNTVVEVPTNRYAFAGSNKRNVNAMHSMESEEEDINKEYQPIMAVLDSILSKKPFDPPNIIKIELPGKKYSLSKLNPAEIAASLRDVFRVIIDKGITDTELVHFNESLIGFLMHLDMPELFNLIGEFHREFRSKVNSLRKKAKPIHFFQLAACQLMFLEISRCNKISTASRLEMDAKLVDHIVSFFKLLSICYDSVTRNPMEYLYTSYYILSSIVDIIHKKEALWDSFQKHPFSPQISMLLVNIFPTKSCCWQVLKLDPEFQPLNLAFRFIKYCTETCKWNVTNYLILSLDRIFKRRRFSDFEEEFILSQNNKIIYPPTKQPMRQLMFNKYLHLLTLCELSSSNTQRVIPMSDISMNDSLSVLNNRLNLLIVLATHFDLNLEKRLQELTRPLYSKDYLDFHTADAVKKITTAIMQASLSFLEISRTKNHPFSGKFIASLFGNLILQRPSASRITENFLREFAPLVEKMKRKSVNMLKVLYTSLVAMSQDEAFETSSVLLLQVYLKSLDILGPTWVQNYLLQFIKSKAQENIRWIEYYCQVGKFLIDTGAFNWWTFFSYNSLDAPLNFQLAFYSLIVDSCDTDSFELLRKPLYCIASDLLLISKENAFYQFLSNLLKRGHIIVTDLKPASNENELLRLAFMFSKALQKNLYHDLLSSLLTSAKKHSDNGVLSKDFLRKYLEFLNKNCLTELRNNQLFISIRRELGVSNDEDEKCRFWNSFNESGDVLSKAAFVETGVVQACCASNEIGGYLENLSTLFNSGMLETPFKFFSNLLIAHIFENSPLFDIKIKNFLLYQFITLFNKVLRIRFEQVSPDEFCELCKLYRALCIECATDCTFSMNCDLTTSKDAFLSSVLRIADGFWEHSRLLELKMLDDNMNIPNQISHTNVQNSLSAIVVDIIKKNIGNIEASEPFKNFKNT